The following proteins come from a genomic window of Halanaerobiaceae bacterium ANBcell28:
- a CDS encoding heme exporter protein CcmB — translation MKDILLYLKQIKIIVLKDLKIEFRKKDMIASVIVFAFLVVLVFAFVFDSRAINLEYIFPGLIWVIFIFSGIMALNRSFNLEKNNNSIYGLMLCPLDKSVIYFAKLLANLIYMFIIEGLSLFFLIVIFNYEMTGSFLALIIVVSLGTFAFVAIGTFLAALSSNLSGSEVLFPVIFLPMFLPILIAALELTTGVLEGKEIIEMAFWLRLLIVYNILFIVVPFVLFDFLMEV, via the coding sequence ATGAAAGATATATTGCTATATTTAAAGCAAATAAAAATAATTGTTTTGAAAGATTTAAAAATTGAGTTTAGAAAAAAAGACATGATAGCTTCTGTAATAGTTTTTGCTTTCCTGGTGGTGCTTGTATTTGCCTTTGTCTTTGATTCTAGAGCAATAAATTTAGAATATATTTTCCCAGGGCTTATATGGGTGATTTTCATCTTTTCCGGTATAATGGCACTTAATCGCTCTTTCAATCTTGAAAAGAATAATAATAGTATATATGGTTTAATGCTCTGTCCTCTTGATAAAAGCGTTATATATTTCGCTAAGTTATTGGCAAATCTAATATATATGTTCATAATAGAAGGATTATCCTTATTTTTTTTAATAGTAATATTTAATTACGAAATGACAGGATCTTTTCTTGCTTTAATCATTGTCGTCAGTTTAGGGACCTTTGCCTTTGTAGCAATTGGGACCTTTTTAGCAGCATTAAGTTCAAATCTAAGTGGAAGTGAAGTATTATTTCCAGTCATTTTTTTACCGATGTTCTTACCTATTTTAATAGCAGCACTAGAATTAACAACAGGTGTTCTAGAAGGTAAAGAAATTATTGAAATGGCTTTTTGGCTAAGACTCTTAATAGTCTATAATATACTCTTTATTGTTGTACCCTTTGTTCTATTTGATTTTTTAATGGAGGTGTAG
- a CDS encoding heme lyase CcmF/NrfE family subunit: MAEIASALLWMALVVVIYSIFSFIIGVKFNNKKVIRSAQNGVLANAILLTSASIILLYLLGISDFSLEYVAHYTNRDLPMMYKLSAFWAGNSGSLLLWVWILSIYGVILTFSKDPLKSRLKPYASMVVLLIASFFLILLNFDSNPFNRVNFIVQDGAGMNPMLQNIGMLIHPLTQYLGYVGVAIPFAYLIADLLLGLKGEAWIKVVRRWTLFTWLFLTLGMVSGAEWAYVELGWGGYWAWDPVENASLFPWLTITAFLHSLIIQEKKGSFKIWNVVLVMSSFILTIFGTFITRSGILASVHAFAERDTGIYFLIFILVIITASLTLFIWRHQGLKSKKREIALLSKENSFLANNVIQVLTVLAVLFGTIYPLLTDWLIGTQVYLGEEFFNMITIPLWIVMLVLMGFSTLMPWGHLSSNRIKKLFIMPFIFAFLFATVLYFFLEIRNLPALFAITASFFVLEVTVYRFMRDIRISIKGQGKGIFTAIFKLFADNRRRYGGYIVHIAIIMMVLGIAASSTYQDEIEVSLAAGESIQFLDYELAYNGLKHTESDHKTTVFAEVDVRKDGLDYAILRPAQEYFGTPQANNSSARVDFQRKPARDLYMVLAGWDFAGAEATFWIVSNPLIAFLFWGMRVLVIGAIIALWPDDREYYKRLSKDPI; the protein is encoded by the coding sequence ATGGCAGAAATTGCATCAGCTTTGTTATGGATGGCTTTAGTAGTAGTAATTTATTCAATATTTTCTTTTATAATAGGGGTAAAATTTAATAATAAGAAAGTAATTAGAAGTGCTCAAAATGGTGTACTAGCTAATGCAATTTTACTCACATCTGCATCAATAATTTTGCTTTATTTATTAGGTATAAGTGATTTTTCACTTGAATATGTTGCACATTATACAAATAGAGATCTGCCTATGATGTATAAGTTATCAGCATTCTGGGCTGGAAATAGTGGTTCATTACTATTATGGGTATGGATTTTATCTATATATGGAGTAATTCTTACTTTCTCAAAAGATCCTTTAAAGTCAAGATTAAAACCATATGCAAGTATGGTAGTTTTGCTTATTGCTTCTTTCTTTTTAATATTACTAAATTTCGATAGTAACCCCTTTAACAGAGTGAATTTTATTGTACAAGATGGGGCCGGTATGAATCCTATGTTGCAAAATATAGGTATGCTTATTCATCCCTTAACACAATATTTAGGCTATGTTGGGGTAGCAATACCTTTTGCTTATCTAATAGCGGACTTACTATTAGGTTTGAAAGGGGAGGCCTGGATAAAAGTAGTTAGAAGGTGGACCTTGTTTACCTGGCTCTTTTTGACACTTGGTATGGTATCTGGGGCAGAATGGGCCTATGTGGAACTAGGTTGGGGGGGTTATTGGGCCTGGGATCCTGTTGAAAATGCTTCTCTTTTTCCATGGTTAACAATAACAGCTTTCTTACATTCACTTATTATACAAGAGAAGAAAGGCAGTTTTAAGATATGGAATGTTGTCTTAGTAATGTCCAGTTTTATTCTGACAATCTTTGGAACATTTATAACTAGGAGCGGAATATTGGCTTCTGTCCATGCCTTTGCTGAAAGAGATACTGGAATTTACTTTTTGATTTTCATCTTAGTAATTATCACTGCTAGTCTTACGTTATTTATTTGGCGTCATCAAGGTTTAAAAAGTAAAAAGAGGGAGATAGCACTATTATCCAAAGAAAATAGCTTTTTAGCTAATAATGTTATTCAGGTTCTTACTGTTCTTGCTGTTCTATTTGGTACAATCTACCCATTACTTACAGATTGGCTAATAGGTACACAGGTGTACTTGGGAGAAGAGTTTTTTAATATGATTACTATTCCATTATGGATAGTTATGCTTGTACTAATGGGTTTTTCTACACTTATGCCCTGGGGTCACTTATCATCAAATAGAATAAAAAAGCTATTTATTATGCCTTTTATTTTTGCTTTTCTTTTCGCAACTGTATTATATTTCTTTTTGGAAATAAGAAATCTACCAGCATTATTTGCAATTACAGCTTCATTTTTCGTATTAGAAGTCACAGTATATCGTTTTATGCGTGATATAAGAATTAGTATAAAAGGGCAGGGGAAAGGAATTTTTACTGCTATTTTTAAACTGTTTGCTGATAATAGAAGAAGATATGGAGGATATATAGTACATATTGCGATTATTATGATGGTGCTTGGAATAGCAGCTTCTAGTACTTATCAAGATGAAATAGAGGTAAGTCTTGCAGCAGGAGAAAGTATTCAATTTTTAGATTATGAACTGGCTTATAATGGTTTAAAACATACTGAATCAGACCACAAAACTACAGTTTTTGCGGAAGTTGATGTAAGGAAAGATGGCCTTGATTATGCTATCTTACGTCCGGCGCAGGAATATTTCGGCACACCTCAGGCTAATAATTCAAGTGCAAGAGTTGATTTTCAAAGAAAGCCAGCTAGAGATTTATATATGGTATTAGCTGGCTGGGATTTTGCCGGAGCAGAAGCCACTTTCTGGATTGTGAGTAATCCGCTAATTGCCTTCTTATTCTGGGGAATGAGAGTTCTTGTTATTGGTGCAATAATTGCTCTTTGGCCTGATGACAGAGAATATTATAAAAGGCTATCAAAGGATCCTATATAA
- a CDS encoding radical SAM protein has translation MHEVLAKGILSSKNAMNIYRGCTHGCIYCDSRSECYQMRHDFEDVEVKANAPQLLEESLRKKRKKCMIGTGSMSDPYIALEKKLENTRRCLEIIDKYAFGLAIQTKSNLILRDLDLLKSINEKSKCVVQITLTTYDEDLCKKIEPYVSTTKERFEVLKIMRDHGIPTVVWLDPILPFINDTEENIRGILDYCIEAEVKAILCFNMGLTLRKGNREYYYQKLDQLFPGIKEKYISNYGNNYEILSPNNKYLMKIVKDVCIKNNVLIGTGKVFEYLHKYESKNDYTQMRLF, from the coding sequence ATGCATGAGGTATTAGCAAAAGGGATTTTGTCATCTAAAAATGCAATGAATATTTACAGAGGTTGTACCCATGGCTGTATATATTGTGATTCAAGAAGTGAATGCTATCAAATGAGACATGATTTTGAGGATGTAGAAGTAAAAGCTAATGCACCACAACTGTTGGAAGAATCCCTTAGAAAAAAAAGAAAGAAATGCATGATTGGCACAGGCTCTATGTCTGATCCTTACATAGCTTTAGAAAAGAAATTAGAAAACACAAGAAGATGTCTTGAGATAATCGATAAATACGCTTTTGGTCTTGCTATTCAGACTAAGTCTAATTTGATACTCAGGGATCTGGATTTATTGAAAAGTATCAATGAAAAATCTAAGTGTGTAGTTCAGATAACTTTAACTACCTATGATGAAGATTTATGCAAAAAAATAGAGCCTTATGTCAGTACAACGAAAGAACGATTTGAAGTGCTGAAAATAATGAGGGATCATGGAATACCAACTGTTGTCTGGCTTGACCCAATTTTGCCTTTTATAAATGACACAGAAGAAAACATAAGAGGTATACTGGATTATTGTATTGAGGCAGAGGTGAAGGCTATTCTTTGTTTTAATATGGGTTTGACACTAAGAAAAGGAAATCGTGAATATTATTATCAGAAGCTAGATCAATTATTTCCAGGTATCAAGGAAAAATATATCAGCAATTATGGTAATAACTATGAAATTCTAAGTCCTAATAATAAATACTTAATGAAAATTGTTAAGGATGTTTGTATTAAAAATAACGTGCTCATAGGAACAGGAAAAGTCTTTGAATACCTACATAAATATGAAAGTAAAAATGATTATACACAAATGAGATTGTTTTGA
- a CDS encoding class I SAM-dependent methyltransferase, with product MSKFYTEIARYYDYIFPVKKAKLDLVKELAGEPPKQILDLACGSGGYSVALNSTGYNITAVDLDQKMIENLKAKENEIDAYHLNMLNIEEIEKKFDLIFCIGNSLVHLQDNQEIHNFLQLAKNSLKEGGKLLLQIVNYDRVLAKEVKSLPTIENEEVDLVFERYYDYLPKKHKIEFKTILKVDNQEMENQVLLHPIKSKELLSLLQESAFVNIKFYGSFKKDAYDPITSFPLIVVAEKPNSQ from the coding sequence ATGTCAAAGTTCTATACAGAAATAGCCAGATATTACGACTATATTTTTCCGGTAAAGAAAGCAAAATTAGATTTAGTAAAAGAGCTTGCTGGAGAACCTCCAAAGCAGATACTGGATCTTGCCTGTGGTAGTGGCGGTTATTCAGTTGCCTTAAATTCTACTGGATATAATATTACTGCAGTAGATTTAGATCAAAAGATGATTGAAAATTTGAAAGCAAAAGAAAATGAAATAGATGCATATCATTTAAATATGCTGAATATTGAAGAAATAGAAAAGAAATTTGACTTGATATTTTGCATAGGAAATTCACTGGTTCATCTTCAGGATAATCAAGAAATACATAATTTTCTGCAGCTAGCTAAAAATAGTTTGAAAGAAGGAGGAAAACTTTTGCTTCAAATAGTTAATTATGATCGTGTTTTAGCTAAAGAAGTTAAAAGTTTACCCACTATAGAAAATGAAGAGGTAGATTTAGTATTTGAAAGATATTATGATTATTTACCTAAAAAACATAAGATAGAGTTTAAGACAATATTAAAAGTTGATAATCAGGAAATGGAAAACCAGGTACTGCTTCATCCCATAAAATCAAAGGAGTTGCTATCTTTATTACAGGAGTCTGCTTTTGTAAATATTAAATTTTATGGAAGTTTTAAAAAGGATGCATATGATCCCATTACTTCATTTCCATTGATTGTTGTTGCCGAGAAGCCCAATAGTCAATAA
- the ccsA gene encoding cytochrome c biogenesis protein CcsA: MHKVDFINKVSQFSKWPTFLLVSISLYMIFIYAPQELIMGDIQRIFYYHVASAWVAFFAFFVVFLASIYYLKKRDYISNVLALASAEIGLVFTTIVLITGPIWAKPVWNAWWTWDPRLTTTLILCFIYLAYILIRLSADNEKTGVLAAVFGIIAFINVPIVFMSVRWWSSIHPTVVSGGSNSLDIRMIHTLIVSVLAFSFLYWHILVKRIKLEILSEELREIKEALKKKRN; encoded by the coding sequence ATGCATAAAGTGGATTTTATTAATAAAGTATCTCAATTTTCTAAGTGGCCTACTTTTTTACTTGTAAGTATAAGTCTTTACATGATTTTTATTTATGCACCCCAAGAGTTAATCATGGGGGATATACAGCGTATTTTCTATTATCATGTAGCATCAGCCTGGGTTGCTTTTTTTGCTTTCTTTGTAGTTTTTTTAGCAAGTATATATTACTTAAAAAAGAGGGACTATATTTCCAATGTACTTGCCTTAGCATCAGCTGAAATTGGACTTGTTTTTACAACAATTGTTTTAATTACAGGACCTATTTGGGCAAAGCCAGTTTGGAATGCATGGTGGACCTGGGATCCTCGTTTAACTACAACTTTGATTCTTTGCTTTATATATCTAGCATATATTCTAATTAGACTTTCAGCAGACAATGAAAAGACAGGAGTATTAGCAGCTGTTTTTGGAATTATTGCATTTATTAATGTTCCAATAGTATTTATGTCAGTTAGATGGTGGAGTTCAATACACCCAACTGTAGTTTCGGGAGGTAGTAACAGTTTAGATATCAGAATGATACATACATTAATAGTAAGTGTACTGGCCTTCAGTTTTTTATATTGGCATATATTAGTTAAAAGGATCAAATTAGAGATCTTGTCTGAAGAATTGAGAGAGATTAAAGAAGCTTTGAAAAAGAAGCGTAATTAA
- a CDS encoding LysM peptidoglycan-binding domain-containing protein produces MKLRVIFLILIFCFITVSVQARVPGRTYYDRQNNQFIYIIRAGDTFFNISQTFKIDLDRLKGLNYNLNPRSLQVGDQVLISINEDLNYHLTTSSDTLWEISQTSKLTMDDIIAYNRLENPNKLTVNEIILLPSLVAENNNIKVLEFYQKNGLVYVTGVARVFEATVNYAFETETGEVLMEGFTTATTGGPEWGKYIFKSYIPARANYLSVFHISAKDGSRLYEIRLELR; encoded by the coding sequence ATGAAATTAAGGGTGATTTTTTTAATACTAATTTTTTGTTTTATTACAGTTTCTGTACAGGCCAGGGTTCCAGGTAGAACCTACTATGATAGACAAAATAATCAGTTTATATACATAATAAGAGCTGGTGATACTTTTTTTAATATCTCTCAGACTTTTAAAATAGATCTGGATAGATTAAAAGGTTTAAATTATAATTTAAATCCTCGGAGTTTACAAGTTGGTGATCAAGTCCTTATTAGTATCAATGAAGACCTGAATTATCACCTTACTACATCTAGTGATACACTCTGGGAAATAAGCCAGACTAGTAAGCTAACTATGGATGATATTATAGCTTATAATAGGCTAGAAAATCCAAATAAGTTAACGGTTAATGAAATTATATTATTACCATCACTAGTGGCAGAAAACAACAATATTAAGGTATTAGAATTTTATCAGAAAAATGGACTTGTTTATGTTACAGGTGTTGCCAGGGTTTTCGAAGCTACGGTAAACTATGCATTTGAAACAGAAACTGGTGAGGTATTAATGGAAGGTTTTACTACCGCAACAACTGGTGGCCCAGAATGGGGTAAATACATTTTCAAAAGTTATATACCAGCTAGGGCTAATTACTTGTCTGTTTTTCACATTAGTGCTAAAGATGGTAGTAGATTGTATGAGATAAGGTTAGAGTTAAGATAA
- the ccmA gene encoding heme ABC exporter ATP-binding protein CcmA, with protein MEAVKSTLVVENLKKRLAGKEVLKGISLNLQEGEILSIFGPNGAGKTTLLNLLSTLSTPAKGKIILMGEDIRKTSAKIKRKVGLVSHKTFLYDSLTAYENLEFYAQMYSLSNYEDRILTVIREVGLDYCLYDLVDSFSRGMKQRLAIARAIIHYPELLLLDEPYTGLDQHAIVILNKIIKDLNKKGRSTVIVTHNLEQGFKISDKFIILLNGSIKYSARTSNYTLKELYDRYSELIGENE; from the coding sequence GTGGAGGCAGTTAAGTCAACATTAGTAGTAGAGAATCTAAAAAAGAGACTGGCTGGTAAAGAGGTTTTAAAAGGTATCAGTTTGAATCTGCAAGAGGGAGAGATACTATCTATTTTTGGCCCAAATGGTGCTGGAAAAACAACTTTATTAAACCTACTATCTACTCTAAGCACTCCTGCAAAGGGAAAAATTATTCTAATGGGGGAAGATATTCGTAAAACATCAGCTAAGATTAAAAGAAAAGTAGGACTGGTTTCCCATAAGACCTTTTTATATGACAGCTTAACCGCATATGAAAATCTTGAGTTTTATGCTCAAATGTATAGTTTGTCTAATTATGAAGATAGGATTCTGACAGTAATTAGAGAAGTAGGTTTGGATTATTGTCTTTATGATTTGGTGGATAGCTTTTCTAGAGGAATGAAGCAGCGACTTGCTATAGCTAGAGCGATTATACATTATCCCGAATTATTGCTATTAGATGAACCATATACTGGACTTGATCAGCATGCTATTGTAATTTTAAATAAGATTATTAAGGACTTGAACAAAAAGGGAAGATCTACAGTAATTGTTACTCATAATTTAGAGCAAGGCTTCAAAATATCTGATAAGTTCATAATATTATTAAATGGTAGTATAAAATATTCTGCTAGAACTTCTAATTATACTTTGAAAGAATTATATGACAGGTATAGTGAACTAATAGGTGAGAATGAATGA
- a CDS encoding CcmD family protein, with translation MDYLNYLLIAYLLIWTLIFAYTLKIESKQKKIEKEIKFLRKVLEKK, from the coding sequence ATGGATTATCTTAATTATTTGTTAATAGCTTATCTACTTATTTGGACTCTTATTTTTGCCTATACTCTTAAGATAGAAAGTAAGCAAAAAAAGATAGAAAAAGAGATTAAGTTCTTAAGAAAGGTTTTAGAAAAGAAATAG
- a CDS encoding cytochrome c maturation protein CcmE — protein sequence MHKKQKIIIALIVIAIGFSYLIITGLNSFSRYFLTVEELFYRGEAIYNQEIQLSGHIVGDSITWDSQKIKLKFELQEEKGENKIPVVYQGIKPNNFQDGQVAIVKGKFINGEYIDAHELLMQCPSRYEASDFQEHPDEIE from the coding sequence ATGCATAAGAAGCAGAAAATTATAATAGCTCTGATAGTTATAGCTATTGGATTTTCATATCTAATAATTACAGGATTAAATAGTTTTTCACGTTATTTTCTTACTGTGGAAGAACTTTTTTATCGAGGAGAAGCAATATATAATCAGGAGATACAGCTTTCTGGTCATATTGTAGGCGATTCTATAACTTGGGATTCTCAAAAAATAAAATTGAAGTTTGAGCTTCAAGAAGAAAAAGGGGAGAATAAAATACCTGTAGTATATCAGGGTATTAAACCAAATAATTTTCAAGATGGACAAGTAGCTATTGTAAAAGGTAAATTTATCAATGGAGAATATATAGATGCTCATGAATTGCTAATGCAGTGTCCTTCTAGATATGAAGCATCAGATTTTCAAGAACATCCTGATGAAATAGAGTGA
- a CDS encoding YdiU family protein, with protein MTEIKESIETGWNLDNSYSHLPTLFFTRVKPTPVPDPKLIIFNDKLAKSLGFDPHALKSEYAVDIFAGNEIPEGGDPLAQAYAGHQFGHFTKLGDGRAILLGEQITPKGNRFDIQLKGSGKTPYSRQGDGRAVLGPMLREYIISEAMYGLGIPTTRSLAVVTTGETIRRESENTGAILTRVAASHLRVGTFEYIAKWGTVDELRTIADYTIERHYPEAKDTVNCYLALLKGVAKRQAELIAKWQLLGFVHGVMNTDNMALSGETIDYGPCAFMDSYDPETVFSSIDRYGRYAYGNQPDIGAWNLARFAETLLPLIDDEQEEAVDLAQGVLAEYKNIYHCNWLEGMRSKLGLSNEKAEDEALIEDLLDLMEKYEADFSNTFIALTFNQLSDMELFESEEFAQWHKRWQARLDSQDGLKQFSYQLMRDSNPALIPRNHRVEEALEAAVEEGDYTVMKRFLDALANPYAHSEEQSEYASLPPSSHYPYRTFCGT; from the coding sequence ATGACAGAGATAAAAGAAAGTATTGAGACAGGGTGGAACTTAGACAATAGTTATTCTCATCTGCCTACATTATTTTTTACTAGAGTCAAACCAACCCCTGTACCAGACCCGAAGTTGATTATATTTAATGATAAATTGGCAAAATCCCTAGGCTTTGACCCCCATGCACTGAAAAGTGAATATGCTGTGGATATATTTGCTGGCAATGAGATTCCTGAAGGTGGTGACCCCCTTGCTCAAGCTTATGCAGGGCATCAGTTCGGTCACTTTACTAAGTTAGGCGATGGTCGGGCTATTTTGCTGGGGGAGCAAATAACTCCTAAGGGTAATAGATTTGACATCCAACTTAAGGGTTCAGGGAAAACACCTTATTCGAGGCAAGGTGATGGTAGAGCGGTACTGGGACCCATGCTTCGGGAATACATTATCAGTGAAGCCATGTATGGCCTTGGAATTCCTACTACTCGCAGCCTGGCAGTGGTGACAACGGGCGAGACGATAAGGCGTGAATCTGAGAATACTGGTGCAATATTAACTCGTGTGGCAGCCAGTCATCTTCGGGTAGGAACCTTCGAATATATTGCAAAATGGGGTACTGTTGATGAGTTGCGGACCATTGCTGACTATACAATAGAAAGACATTATCCTGAGGCAAAAGACACAGTAAATTGCTATCTTGCCTTACTCAAAGGAGTGGCCAAACGCCAGGCTGAGTTGATAGCTAAATGGCAGTTGCTTGGGTTTGTTCATGGGGTAATGAATACGGATAACATGGCTCTTAGTGGAGAGACCATTGATTATGGTCCTTGTGCATTTATGGACAGCTACGACCCGGAGACGGTATTCAGTTCCATTGATAGATATGGCCGTTATGCCTATGGGAATCAGCCAGATATAGGTGCCTGGAATCTGGCTCGATTTGCAGAAACCCTGCTACCACTGATTGATGATGAGCAGGAAGAGGCTGTAGATCTGGCACAGGGTGTTCTTGCTGAGTATAAAAATATCTATCACTGTAATTGGCTGGAGGGAATGAGATCGAAGCTGGGATTAAGCAACGAAAAAGCAGAGGATGAAGCCCTTATTGAGGATCTCCTTGATTTAATGGAAAAGTATGAAGCCGACTTTAGCAATACCTTTATTGCATTGACCTTTAATCAACTATCTGATATGGAATTGTTTGAAAGTGAGGAATTTGCTCAATGGCATAAAAGATGGCAGGCAAGGTTAGATAGTCAGGATGGTTTAAAGCAATTCTCCTATCAGTTGATGCGAGATTCTAATCCTGCCCTGATTCCTCGTAATCACCGGGTAGAAGAGGCACTGGAAGCTGCTGTGGAAGAAGGAGACTATACTGTAATGAAGCGATTTCTTGATGCTCTTGCTAATCCATATGCCCACTCTGAGGAACAGTCTGAATATGCCTCACTTCCTCCATCTTCACATTATCCTTATCGGACTTTTTGCGGCACCTAA
- a CDS encoding type II toxin-antitoxin system Phd/YefM family antitoxin, with product MESANYKEGVVITATELKQNLGKYLAFVEKEDNDVVISKNGNKIARLTPYVTDIEQYFTVRENALDYKYGGKKVSYDEFMEIYEKSTLRMEFINGEIHILSSPTIAHQEILGRLYLRFTEYFKDRKCRVFLAPFDVHFKKKDLKEPDVMQPDLLVICDLKNIVTEKNRYMGTPTLVIEILSNSTRKKDMVDKLNTYMLSGVEEYWIVDPGQENIMVYTFKDCEIEKYEIYKREAIAESMVFSALSLDVDDLFTNLL from the coding sequence ATGGAATCGGCAAATTATAAAGAAGGAGTTGTCATAACTGCAACAGAGTTGAAACAGAATCTGGGCAAATATCTGGCTTTTGTTGAAAAAGAGGATAATGATGTAGTGATAAGTAAAAACGGGAATAAAATAGCCCGGTTAACACCTTATGTAACAGATATTGAACAGTATTTTACAGTACGAGAAAATGCTCTGGATTATAAATATGGTGGTAAGAAAGTATCCTATGATGAATTTATGGAGATATATGAAAAGAGTACTTTGAGGATGGAATTTATTAATGGTGAAATTCATATATTATCTTCACCTACTATTGCTCACCAAGAGATATTAGGAAGATTATATCTGCGCTTTACGGAATATTTTAAAGATAGGAAGTGTAGAGTATTTTTAGCTCCTTTTGATGTGCATTTTAAAAAGAAGGATCTTAAAGAGCCAGATGTAATGCAGCCAGATTTATTAGTAATCTGTGATCTGAAAAATATAGTAACAGAAAAAAATCGTTACATGGGCACTCCTACTCTTGTAATTGAGATTTTATCTAATAGTACCCGGAAAAAAGATATGGTAGATAAATTAAATACTTATATGCTATCTGGAGTTGAAGAATATTGGATTGTTGACCCCGGGCAGGAAAATATTATGGTATATACTTTTAAGGATTGTGAAATTGAAAAATATGAAATATATAAAAGAGAAGCAATTGCAGAATCAATGGTTTTTTCTGCTTTATCTTTGGATGTTGATGATTTATTTACAAACCTCCTATAG
- a CDS encoding ammonia-forming cytochrome c nitrite reductase subunit c552, with translation MKKFFVVFLALIVLVAVFVIFRDEPTAEAILDPDHWRDEYPAIYASYMRNSEEADDQIEFGGDQQIDYIEKYPDIEVLYEGFGFAKEYFSARGHIHSLEDVLAIRRPKPGASCLACKTAAYEGMYEEHGEALFAMDFDEMGEQAEYPITCYSCHRNEPGEIHVTVPHAELGFEKLDFELERGTENCAQCHVNYYFNQETKAVVLPWDEGITLEDYEKYFDDRDIADWEHPRTGTPLLKVQHPEFEMYHNSVHHRLGMDCASCHMPRLTDENGEEYVSHWWTSPLKTTEESCMGCHGVQFDSTEELEEWVFDLQQEVEDKQVETSSLLVELVEGLAEGIENDQLDEDTIEELRSIHRRAQLRWDFIFAENSTGSHNFDLAHRLLDEAIEITQEGLDILENN, from the coding sequence TTGAAGAAATTTTTTGTAGTTTTTCTAGCTTTAATAGTATTAGTGGCGGTTTTTGTAATCTTTAGAGATGAACCTACAGCAGAGGCGATTTTAGATCCTGATCACTGGCGTGATGAATATCCAGCTATTTATGCTTCTTATATGAGGAATTCTGAAGAAGCTGATGATCAGATTGAATTTGGTGGAGACCAGCAAATTGATTATATTGAAAAGTATCCTGATATTGAAGTTCTTTACGAAGGATTTGGTTTTGCTAAAGAATACTTTTCAGCCAGAGGTCATATACATTCATTGGAAGATGTGCTAGCCATCAGACGTCCAAAACCAGGTGCTTCCTGCCTAGCTTGTAAAACTGCTGCTTATGAAGGAATGTATGAAGAACACGGTGAAGCACTTTTTGCTATGGATTTTGATGAGATGGGTGAACAGGCAGAATATCCGATAACATGTTATAGCTGTCACCGTAATGAGCCAGGAGAAATTCATGTAACAGTACCTCATGCAGAACTAGGCTTTGAGAAGCTTGACTTTGAATTAGAAAGGGGTACTGAAAATTGTGCCCAATGTCATGTAAATTATTATTTTAATCAAGAGACAAAAGCTGTTGTATTGCCATGGGATGAAGGTATTACTCTAGAAGATTATGAGAAGTATTTTGACGATAGAGATATAGCAGATTGGGAACACCCAAGAACAGGAACGCCTTTACTAAAGGTTCAACATCCAGAATTTGAAATGTATCATAATAGTGTACATCATAGATTAGGAATGGACTGTGCTTCATGTCATATGCCAAGACTTACAGATGAAAATGGGGAAGAATACGTATCTCACTGGTGGACAAGCCCCCTTAAGACTACTGAGGAGTCTTGTATGGGATGTCATGGAGTTCAATTTGATAGTACAGAAGAATTAGAAGAATGGGTCTTTGACCTACAGCAGGAAGTAGAAGATAAACAAGTAGAAACCAGCAGTTTATTGGTAGAATTGGTTGAAGGATTAGCGGAGGGAATAGAAAATGATCAATTAGATGAAGATACAATTGAAGAATTAAGGTCTATACATAGAAGAGCACAACTTCGCTGGGATTTTATCTTTGCTGAAAATAGTACAGGATCTCATAATTTTGATCTGGCACATCGACTCCTGGATGAAGCAATTGAAATCACCCAAGAAGGTCTTGATATATTAGAGAATAATTAA